Genomic window (Candidatus Auribacterota bacterium):
CGGATTTCAGTCCCGAAAATTCTCAGGCACCGCGAACAGGTGAGTTCGGCAGCCATGCGCAGCCGCCCTCTCACGATAAGCTCCCCACTCACCACCTCCACGCCAAGATCATACGCCAGCCCCCCCGCAAGTGTAGCCCCCTCAAACACCAGATCGAGCTCATCGGGGCTGAGGGTGCCGCTGAGGCGCACCCCCCCAGGCGGTATTTTCCGGATCTCGATGATGAGCCCCATAGGTATCTTCCGCTATGAGGGTAAAGGGTGAGTGTTCGAGGTTGCGCGCGCTTCGTTATATATGTATATGTCGTGGCGCCACACTGCCGCTCAACCCCCAACCCTCGACTCTCGACCATGCTTTCTGAGTATTGCCGTAACAATGTCCGGGACAAAAGCAGTGACGTCCCCACCGAGGCCGGCGATTTCTTTTATCATCCTGGAACTGAGATAGGAGTATTGCTCGCTCGGCATGAGGAACACCGTTTCGATATCGCTGCAGATCTTTCGATTGGTGAGTGCCATCTGGAATTCGTATTCAAAATCAGAGAGCGCCCTCAATCCCCTGATGATGATCTTCGCGCCCCGCTTCTTCGCGTAGTCAACAAGCAAACCGCTGAAGCTGTCAACCTCAACCCCCTTCATGCCCACGGCGATTGTCCTCAGCATCTCGAGCCGTTCATCGACTGAAAAGAGGGGATGTTTCTCCGAGTTGATGGCCACTGCCACGATCAAACGGCCGAATACCTTCAATGCCCGCTCCATCACATCGACGTGGCCATAGCTGACGGGGTCGAAACTCCCTGGATAAATCGCGAGAGTCATAATGTTTCCTCACCTTCGCTCACCACATCAAAAAAGGACAGCGCCGTGTCACCGTAACGTCGCTGCATCTTAAGAGTG
Coding sequences:
- the coaD gene encoding pantetheine-phosphate adenylyltransferase, with product MTLAIYPGSFDPVSYGHVDVMERALKVFGRLIVAVAINSEKHPLFSVDERLEMLRTIAVGMKGVEVDSFSGLLVDYAKKRGAKIIIRGLRALSDFEYEFQMALTNRKICSDIETVFLMPSEQYSYLSSRMIKEIAGLGGDVTAFVPDIVTAILRKHGRESRVGG